In the bacterium genome, one interval contains:
- a CDS encoding cytidylate kinase family protein, giving the protein MRITISGTPGSGKSTVAKMLEARLGYPRVNGGDIFREEATRRSMTLNEFGMWLSEHPEWDEQLDARLMDAGRTHDDVILEGRLTGLMSKRDGLDAFRIWMTAGEPVRIDRLQKRDGGTHEEAQKRLAERAKSERDRYRKTYGLDLGDLSVYDLVVETDTTTPENVVSVILERINAPPDP; this is encoded by the coding sequence ATGCGCATCACCATCTCCGGAACGCCGGGATCGGGAAAATCAACGGTCGCGAAGATGCTTGAAGCGCGCTTGGGGTACCCGCGCGTCAACGGCGGCGACATCTTCCGCGAGGAAGCGACGCGCCGCAGCATGACGCTCAACGAGTTCGGCATGTGGCTCAGCGAGCACCCCGAGTGGGACGAGCAGCTTGACGCGCGCCTCATGGACGCGGGACGCACCCACGACGATGTCATCCTGGAAGGTCGCCTCACCGGCCTCATGTCCAAACGCGACGGCCTCGACGCCTTCCGTATCTGGATGACCGCAGGGGAACCGGTACGGATTGACCGCCTCCAGAAGCGCGATGGCGGCACGCACGAGGAAGCGCAAAAACGCCTTGCAGAACGCGCGAAATCCGAGCGCGATCGCTACCGGAAAACCTATGGACTTGACCTCGGAGACCTGTCCGTGTACGATCTTGTTGTAGAGACCGACACGACCACTCCCGAGAATGTCGTGTCTGTGATCCTCGAACGGATCAACGCTCCTCCCGATCCATGA